A region from the Clostridium beijerinckii genome encodes:
- a CDS encoding hydrolase yields the protein MEYMNNRKIAGNLKNITLISVILISYFLISSNVQAATLTSDQALNSKIGWTIDGKKIKSGSLSTDYNIEQALSDINKFQLNTLNIPVMIDVDNIYSSNMIVDKTSEKKAIDLIKQLKNTNTNINIILEPYPWVAQGTKAETEWKPDNMNAFFLNWKTNVLKTLINDIAVPYNVTALNIGSNLVNMESEENNWCDTVDYVRTYYKGLVTYRTNKWDTASWSPDSVAAYNNKLNNKLFSKVDFISIAAYFELTNNPTNTVVNLASAIENSQIDFSGQVRHQNIKDEIKNFYDKWNKPIFFGELGFPKFDYASYEPWNWNPYKNNNLNNLEQANCFEAYRREFENEPWFLGFSIFAIGEQSDDKHYYPSQESTAVIKNWYSKEQ from the coding sequence ATGGAATATATGAACAATCGTAAAATAGCAGGCAACCTGAAAAATATAACTTTAATATCAGTTATTTTAATTAGTTATTTTCTTATTTCATCTAATGTACAAGCAGCAACTCTTACAAGTGATCAAGCACTAAATTCCAAAATAGGTTGGACAATTGACGGTAAGAAGATTAAATCAGGCAGTTTATCAACAGACTATAATATTGAACAGGCATTAAGTGATATAAATAAGTTTCAATTGAATACTTTAAATATACCTGTAATGATAGATGTAGATAATATTTATTCGAGTAATATGATAGTTGACAAAACAAGTGAAAAAAAGGCAATTGATTTAATTAAACAGTTAAAGAACACAAATACTAATATAAATATAATATTAGAGCCATACCCTTGGGTAGCTCAGGGAACAAAGGCTGAAACTGAATGGAAACCTGACAACATGAATGCCTTCTTTTTAAATTGGAAGACAAACGTATTAAAAACATTGATAAATGATATTGCAGTGCCATATAACGTAACTGCCCTAAACATAGGAAGCAATCTAGTTAATATGGAATCTGAAGAAAATAATTGGTGCGATACTGTAGATTATGTTAGAACATATTATAAAGGATTAGTTACGTATCGAACAAATAAATGGGATACTGCTTCATGGTCTCCAGATAGTGTTGCTGCATATAATAACAAGTTAAATAATAAGTTATTTTCAAAAGTAGATTTTATTTCTATAGCAGCTTATTTTGAACTTACAAATAATCCTACAAATACAGTTGTAAATCTTGCGAGTGCAATAGAAAATTCTCAGATAGATTTTAGCGGACAAGTTAGACACCAAAATATAAAAGATGAAATAAAAAACTTTTATGATAAATGGAATAAACCTATTTTCTTTGGAGAACTTGGTTTCCCTAAATTTGATTATGCATCATATGAGCCTTGGAACTGGAATCCATATAAGAATAATAATCTTAATAACCTTGAGCAAGCTAATTGTTTTGAAGCCTATAGAAGAGAATTCGAAAATGAACCTTGGTTTTTAGGATTTTCTATATTTGCAATAGGTGAACAAAGTGATGATAAACACTATTATCCAAGTCAAGAAAGTACAGCAGTTATAAAAAATTGGTATAGTAAGGAACAGTAA
- a CDS encoding transposase, whose product MLKSYKYRIYPNIEQQIYLAKTFGCARFVYNRMLADRIKFYEENKDLDIKQVKYPTPAQYKKEFEWLKEVDSLALANAQLNLDKAYKNFFRDKSVGFPKFKKKNNTNNYTTNNQNGTIYIENNHIKVPKLKSMIKVEQHRQFNGLIKSCTISQVPSGKYFISILIDTENYQLHKIDKKVGVDLGIKEFAITSDGDFFSNPKHLKKSEKRLAKLQKDLSRKQKGSNNRRKARIKVAKIHEKIANQRNDFLHKVSTQLINENQVIVIEDLKVSNMIKNHKLAKSIADVSFAEFRRMLEYKAEWHGREIIIAPSNYASSQLCSNCGNKSSQTKDLSCRTYICTECGMILDRDINASRNLLKLAM is encoded by the coding sequence TTGTTAAAATCTTATAAGTATAGAATCTATCCTAATATTGAACAACAAATATATTTAGCTAAAACCTTTGGTTGTGCTAGGTTTGTTTATAATAGAATGTTAGCTGATAGAATTAAATTCTATGAAGAAAATAAAGACTTAGATATTAAGCAAGTGAAATATCCTACACCAGCACAATATAAAAAAGAATTTGAATGGTTAAAAGAAGTTGATAGCCTTGCTTTAGCGAATGCTCAACTGAATTTAGATAAAGCATATAAGAATTTCTTTAGAGATAAATCAGTTGGGTTTCCTAAATTCAAAAAGAAAAATAATACAAATAACTATACAACTAATAATCAAAACGGAACTATATACATTGAAAATAATCATATTAAAGTACCTAAATTAAAATCCATGATTAAGGTAGAGCAACATAGACAGTTCAATGGATTAATTAAGTCTTGTACCATATCACAAGTTCCAAGTGGAAAGTATTTCATATCAATATTAATTGATACTGAAAACTATCAATTACATAAAATAGATAAAAAAGTAGGCGTAGATTTAGGAATAAAGGAATTTGCAATAACAAGTGATGGAGATTTTTTTAGCAATCCGAAACACTTAAAAAAATCAGAAAAAAGATTAGCTAAACTTCAAAAGGACTTATCTAGAAAACAAAAGGGAAGTAATAACAGAAGAAAAGCTAGAATTAAAGTAGCGAAGATACATGAAAAAATAGCTAATCAAAGAAATGATTTTTTGCATAAAGTAAGCACTCAATTAATTAACGAAAATCAAGTTATAGTCATTGAGGACTTAAAAGTTAGCAATATGATAAAAAATCATAAATTAGCTAAATCAATAGCTGATGTTAGCTTTGCAGAATTCAGACGAATGTTAGAGTATAAAGCAGAATGGCATGGTAGAGAAATTATAATAGCACCATCCAATTATGCAAGTAGTCAACTATGCTCTAATTGTGGCAATAAATCAAGCCAAACTAAAGACTTATCTTGTAGGACTTATATATGTACAGAATGTGGAATGATACTGGATAGAGATATAAATGCAAGTAGAAATCTACTAAAACTAGCAATGTAA
- the tnpA gene encoding IS200/IS605 family transposase, which translates to MNFDRNTHSVFKLNYHLVLVIKYRRKVIDDEISTRLKEIFEHIEPKYNIILEDWNHDADHVNLLFRGSPNTEISKFINAYKSASSRLIKKEFPIMKKQLWKEYFWNRSYCLITTGGATIENIKNYIENQGIK; encoded by the coding sequence ATGAATTTTGATAGAAATACACATTCAGTATTCAAACTAAATTATCATTTAGTTTTAGTTATAAAATATAGGAGAAAGGTTATTGATGATGAAATATCTACTAGGCTAAAAGAAATATTTGAGCATATAGAGCCTAAATATAATATTATTCTTGAAGATTGGAATCATGATGCTGACCATGTAAATCTATTATTTAGGGGGTCACCAAATACAGAAATATCAAAATTTATTAATGCTTACAAAAGTGCTAGCAGTAGGCTTATAAAAAAAGAATTTCCTATTATGAAAAAACAATTGTGGAAAGAGTATTTTTGGAATAGAAGTTATTGCTTAATAACTACAGGTGGAGCAACTATAGAAAATATCAAGAATTATATAGAAAATCAAGGTATCAAGTGA
- a CDS encoding N-acetyltransferase, with amino-acid sequence MSIKHINNIIDKVELKNGAQLILRKATVDDANDIIEYLNIVGGESNNLLFGEGEFKLTIEQERAYIENINKDKNSLMLLGVIDNRIVSVSQISSQNRQRISHNSELAISVIKEYWGNRVGSFAIEQLIKFAKDNKSIKNISLGVKEDNHNAIKLYKRHGFVEVGVHKNLFNINGDYYDEILMDLYI; translated from the coding sequence ATGAGCATAAAACATATTAACAATATTATTGATAAAGTTGAATTGAAGAATGGAGCACAATTAATCTTGAGAAAGGCAACAGTAGACGATGCTAACGATATTATTGAATATTTGAATATTGTTGGTGGAGAAAGTAACAATTTACTTTTTGGAGAAGGTGAGTTTAAACTTACAATTGAACAAGAGAGAGCGTATATCGAAAATATTAATAAAGATAAAAACTCTCTTATGCTGTTAGGTGTAATTGATAATAGAATTGTGAGTGTTTCTCAAATAAGTAGTCAGAACAGACAAAGAATAAGTCATAATAGTGAACTCGCAATTTCAGTAATAAAAGAATATTGGGGAAACAGAGTTGGTAGTTTTGCTATAGAGCAGTTAATAAAATTTGCAAAAGATAATAAATCTATAAAGAATATTAGTCTTGGTGTTAAAGAGGATAATCATAATGCCATTAAACTGTATAAAAGGCATGGATTTGTAGAAGTAGGCGTTCATAAAAATTTATTTAATATCAATGGTGATTATTATGATGAAATATTAATGGATTTATATATCTAA
- a CDS encoding IS66 family transposase, giving the protein MDILDLENQLDEKTKLLISKMEKDIESKDKEIDDLKKELAFLKGQILNKNRKIFGQSSEQVDSRQLSLFNDAEKNSDIKIDEPSVEEITYTRKKSSSHLGKKDNLSGLDRVTIEHKLTDSETFCDKCGNVLVIIGKKSKEILKYKPAELYIEEHVSYTYACKNCEADADKANIISAKMPNTFLYKSMASNELLAHVVSMKYQYAMPLYRMESYFKMMNVNLSRQTLSNWIISCANELQPVFDYMKVELLRRNYIHADETYVKVIEENGKDSNSKRFMWLYRSGGIENHIILYDYQKTRSGSCAEEFLEGFSGYLQTDGYDGYNKVKNIKRLYCMAHIRRKFFDIISTLNPEALKQSHALEGFNYCEQLYEVEKDLREQYICSDDYYGDRHAIRLKRSSPILSKFQEYVDNEIVNALPKSPLGKALAYAQKLLPYMRTFLTNGCLEIDNNAAERAIKPFVIGRKNWMFSKTVKGAKSSAVLYSITETAKANGLAVEKYLVYLFEMFANSEVKEKDILEKCMPWSESIPDELRVKTTK; this is encoded by the coding sequence ATGGATATTTTAGATTTAGAAAATCAACTTGATGAAAAAACAAAATTATTGATTTCTAAAATGGAAAAAGACATTGAATCAAAAGATAAAGAAATTGATGATTTAAAAAAGGAATTGGCTTTTCTTAAAGGACAGATCCTTAATAAAAACAGAAAAATTTTTGGACAATCTAGTGAACAAGTTGATTCGAGACAGCTCTCACTTTTTAATGATGCTGAAAAAAACAGTGATATTAAAATAGATGAGCCTTCCGTTGAAGAAATTACATATACAAGAAAAAAATCATCTTCTCATTTAGGAAAGAAAGATAATTTATCCGGCCTAGATAGAGTTACAATTGAGCATAAACTTACTGACTCTGAAACATTTTGCGATAAATGCGGGAATGTTCTAGTTATAATAGGTAAAAAATCAAAAGAAATTTTAAAATATAAGCCAGCAGAACTTTACATAGAAGAACATGTTTCATATACATATGCTTGCAAAAATTGCGAAGCGGATGCTGATAAAGCCAATATAATTTCTGCAAAAATGCCAAATACTTTCTTATATAAAAGTATGGCTTCAAATGAATTATTAGCTCATGTTGTTAGCATGAAATATCAATATGCAATGCCATTATATAGAATGGAATCATATTTTAAGATGATGAATGTTAATCTTTCAAGACAGACATTATCCAACTGGATAATAAGTTGTGCAAATGAACTTCAGCCTGTTTTTGATTATATGAAAGTGGAACTCTTAAGAAGAAATTATATCCATGCCGATGAAACCTATGTGAAGGTTATTGAAGAAAACGGAAAAGACTCCAACTCAAAAAGGTTCATGTGGCTATATCGCTCCGGAGGCATAGAGAACCACATAATTTTATATGATTATCAGAAAACAAGATCTGGCTCTTGTGCTGAAGAATTTCTTGAAGGTTTTTCTGGATATCTTCAAACAGATGGATATGATGGCTATAATAAAGTTAAGAATATAAAAAGACTATATTGTATGGCCCATATTCGAAGAAAATTCTTTGATATAATATCAACCTTAAACCCTGAAGCTCTAAAGCAGTCTCACGCATTAGAAGGGTTTAATTATTGTGAGCAACTTTATGAAGTTGAAAAGGATCTAAGGGAACAATATATATGTAGTGATGATTATTATGGTGATCGACATGCAATAAGGCTCAAGAGATCTTCACCCATTCTTAGTAAATTTCAAGAATATGTAGATAATGAAATTGTTAATGCGCTTCCTAAAAGTCCTTTAGGTAAAGCTCTTGCATATGCTCAAAAGTTGTTGCCATATATGAGAACTTTCTTGACAAATGGATGTCTTGAAATTGATAATAATGCAGCTGAAAGAGCTATAAAACCATTTGTAATTGGCAGAAAAAACTGGATGTTTTCCAAGACAGTAAAAGGCGCAAAATCAAGTGCAGTACTTTATAGTATTACCGAAACGGCTAAAGCCAATGGCTTAGCAGTGGAAAAGTATTTAGTATATTTATTCGAAATGTTTGCAAATTCAGAAGTTAAGGAAAAGGACATACTAGAAAAATGTATGCCATGGTCTGAAAGCATTCCAGATGAACTGCGCGTTAAGACTACCAAATAA
- a CDS encoding DNA-3-methyladenine glycosylase I — protein MGDLVEKEVVQIIKRCEWVTKEELYIEYHDKEWGVPVYDDRKLFEMLCLEGAQAGLSWWTILKKRENYKEAFDNFEAEKIVNYTEEKLEQLMQDKGIVRNRRKIESVVTNAKAFLKIREECGSFSNYIWKFVDNKPIINSWKSIEEVPASTELSDKMSKQLKKDGFKFIGSTICYSFMQAVGMVNDHTTECFCYTKLI, from the coding sequence ATGGGGGATTTAGTTGAAAAGGAAGTGGTTCAAATTATTAAAAGATGTGAATGGGTGACAAAAGAAGAATTATATATTGAATATCATGATAAGGAATGGGGAGTGCCGGTATATGATGATAGGAAACTATTTGAAATGTTGTGCTTAGAAGGAGCTCAAGCAGGCTTAAGCTGGTGGACCATTCTTAAAAAAAGAGAAAACTATAAAGAAGCTTTTGATAATTTTGAGGCTGAAAAGATAGTAAACTATACTGAAGAAAAATTAGAACAATTAATGCAAGATAAAGGTATTGTTCGTAATAGAAGAAAAATTGAAAGTGTTGTAACTAATGCAAAAGCATTTTTGAAAATTAGAGAAGAGTGTGGCTCATTTTCCAATTATATATGGAAGTTTGTAGATAATAAGCCTATTATTAATTCATGGAAAAGTATAGAAGAAGTTCCAGCTTCAACTGAATTGAGTGATAAAATGAGTAAGCAACTAAAAAAAGATGGTTTCAAATTTATAGGAAGTACAATTTGTTATTCCTTTATGCAAGCAGTGGGAATGGTTAACGATCATACAACTGAATGTTTTTGCTATACGAAGCTAATTTAG
- a CDS encoding EBSC protein has protein sequence MAIERVKEYFKKYGIDNRVQEFDVSSKTVALAAEALHCDPCRIAKTLSFMVAENPILIVVAGDAKIDNPKYKAHFKAKAKMLTLEETENLIGHAVGGVCPFAINEGVKVYLDESLKRFKTVFPACGSGNSAIEITIEELEKYSGYDEWIDVCKDWNN, from the coding sequence ATGGCAATAGAAAGAGTTAAAGAGTATTTCAAAAAATATGGTATTGATAATCGTGTGCAAGAGTTTGATGTATCAAGTAAAACAGTAGCACTTGCAGCAGAAGCATTACATTGTGATCCATGCAGGATTGCAAAGACGCTTTCGTTTATGGTAGCTGAAAATCCGATTTTGATTGTAGTTGCTGGGGATGCGAAAATTGATAATCCAAAGTACAAAGCACACTTTAAGGCAAAAGCCAAAATGCTTACACTAGAGGAAACTGAAAACTTAATTGGTCATGCTGTTGGCGGAGTTTGTCCTTTTGCTATCAATGAAGGTGTAAAAGTCTATCTTGATGAATCATTAAAAAGATTTAAAACTGTGTTTCCTGCTTGTGGAAGTGGTAATAGTGCAATAGAGATAACCATAGAAGAATTAGAAAAGTATTCTGGTTATGATGAATGGATTGATGTTTGCAAGGATTGGAACAATTAA
- a CDS encoding phosphoribosyl-ATP pyrophosphohydrolase, whose protein sequence is MKTYNKLVRDKIPEIIKADGRECDTLIVYGEEKYKLLEAKLQEEVNEFLKDKNLEELADVMEVLFGLADSLGYSEEDLLKARDKKLDERGGFKEGIVLKATY, encoded by the coding sequence ATGAAAACATATAATAAATTAGTAAGAGATAAAATACCAGAAATTATAAAAGCAGATGGAAGAGAATGTGATACTTTAATTGTATATGGAGAAGAAAAGTACAAGCTCTTAGAAGCAAAATTACAAGAGGAAGTAAATGAATTTTTAAAAGATAAAAATTTAGAAGAATTAGCTGATGTTATGGAAGTTTTATTTGGACTTGCAGATAGCTTAGGATATAGTGAAGAAGATCTTTTGAAGGCTAGAGACAAGAAGCTGGACGAGAGAGGTGGATTTAAAGAGGGGATTGTACTTAAAGCTACCTATTAA